In Acomys russatus chromosome 26, mAcoRus1.1, whole genome shotgun sequence, a genomic segment contains:
- the Tepp gene encoding testis, prostate and placenta-expressed protein, whose product MARIIDVVPWDDGSAHVHASPAILLPLERVRRPLAGVKHQLYHPILPTLRRMDMDSVKGCLSDEHSQSSTYCSKDDFNKAHFTLLGIPNKPLHCLDFTATGRKLCHKYREGKLVPIAPGINRVDWPCFTRAIEDWSQFVSRSGEFKLPCANKRVESFSGYAVRYLKPDVTQSWRCCLNQNPSLDCYGQKPLPFDSLNVFRRFGSHYSRINYLTPWH is encoded by the exons ATGGCCCGCATCATCGATGTGGTGCCCTGGGACGATGGCTCCGCCCACGTGCATGCTTCCCCGGCTATCCTACTCCCACTGGAGCGCGTGCGTCGCCCGCTGGCTGGCGTGAAGCATCAACTGTACCACCCAATCCTGCCCACCCTTCGGCGCATGGACATGGACTCCGTCAAGGGCTGCCTCTCGGATGAGCACAGCCAGTCTTCCACCTACTGCTCCAAAG ATGACTTTAACAAGGCCCACTTCACACTCCTAGGGATCCCCAACAAACCTCTACACTGCCTG GACTTCACAGCAACCGGCCGGAAGCTCTGTCATAAGTACCGTGAAGGAAAGCTGGTGCCCATTGCGCCAGGCATAAACCGTGTCGACTGGCCTTGCTTCACACGTGCCATAGAAGACTGGTCTCAGTTCGTGTCCAGATCCGGGGAATTCAAGCTGCCTTGTGCTAACAAAAGGG TCGAGAGTTTCAGTGGCTACGCGGTGCGGTACTTGAAACCGGACGTGACTCAGAGCTGGCGG TGCTGCCTCAATCAGAACCCCAGCCTGGACTGCTATGGACAGAAACCCCTGCCTTTCGACTCGCT GAATGTGTTTCGGCGCTTTGGCTCCCACTACAG TCGCATCAACTATCTGACTCCCTGGCATTGA